accaacaaccaacttgacagagcttgaagaattttaaaagaagaataacgtgcaaatattggtcaatacaggtgtgcaaagctcttggagacttacacagaaagactcacagcaaaCGTAAACACAGTCAACGCTGCCAAATGTAATTCTAACATGTAYTGACTTAGTGGTGTGAaatgtgaatacatatgtaaatgMGATATTTCTGTacttcatttaatacatttgctaaaatgcggtgttgtgtgtagatgggtaagattttttttttatttaatcaattttgaattcaggctSTCACAMAACAAAATGTGGAATAARtcaagaggtatgaatactttcaaaaggcactgtacatgcattTCCCTCAGCAGTGACAGACACGCCTAGTAATGATGATAATATAGGCTACACTTTGCATATTTGACTGAAAGCATTATCCTTGATATTTCCTCTATGCCTACTGTGAAATATGAACAAGGTAGTTTCTACCTCTGAGCTGTTCAAAGGTGGTTGTTATACTCTTTCCTGTGGTAAATATATCAAATAGACCTACTGAATTWACTCCCTGGAACATATATTTTCGGGGGCATTTTTGTATAGCCAAAACGTTAATGTACTGYATTATGGAAAACTGGTCAATTGTAAGATAAGATACACTGACTGATAATTACATGATAACTGTTTAGTCCAGGGAGCCTAAAGCTATGCGAAATGAATTAAACCGCTATACAGATGGCTAGAAAGCTTGCTAATTTGACAGTAATGTTGATGATGAGTAGGAATAcactgaaattatacaaaatataTCTGATATTAAAAGTACTGTTGTTAACGTCCAGTTAAATAATGTTACGAGAATTCTCATTGTGCGATCTCGTTTTGCTACAAAATATCCTtgatacattttgacaggaacTAGCAATAACATTAGCCTATCCATTCAGCCTTTGGGCCTTGTGTAACCATCGCCATAATTCAAGAAATGCAGAACTCTGACTGGTTTTAATGAAGAATGACACATTATATCAGAAACTCTTGATTAATTCGATACTTACAATCCAAATGTTTCTTTTTCGGGCCCATTATTTCATGTGTGGTGGCCTTGCATACTGTTTTCGACACAGCAGATCCAGTTACACTGTGCTGGGCTGCAGTTATCCTGTCAGTAATGCTCTGCCCCGACATCTTCGTTTATTAATgcaacaaagaatttgaaaaatcaCAATATGTCTATAAAGTTCCAAATTAATTGAATGATACAATCTCTACGGTTGACACCTCCTGTCCACCgcctatttaaaaataaaataaagaaagggGGAAAACAAAGAAAAAGACAGGGCGACGAGGCGGAAGAAAAATGATATAAAGAAATTCAAACAACGTATCCAACGCTTGATTATTTCAGTCTTATGTTGATCCAACTGACGCCTTTAATCAAATAGATTTCATAAATAAAGATGCGGCGGTAGATTTGGTGGGTTCTCTCGCTGACTCATTCTCTGCCCATCTCTCATCCCGATCTCTCGCTCACTGGATCCCTGTGTGTCTCCTGTCTTCGTATTGRCACTCCTGCTGCTGTGTTTAAAGGACTAGAAGCATTCAGGGAAATGGCGGGCCTGCTCTGCCCTCAGAAAGGTTAGGATGTATGACGTTATACGAAGCATGCCGACCTGGAATCAGATTTTACATCCAYAATCCATAACATTTTATTCTGTGCAGGTGTCCACAACTGATTGTGGTCTTGGTGGGAAATTAATATGCCAGACCACAGCAATTAGGCCTAAATCAATCTTCTGCAATAATTTCATAATATTTTCAAATTTCTCAAGGTAAACTGGGTCGTTTGCTcacaagtctttttttttttttttgcaacacATTTGTCCAGGTCCCACTTCCTGCAGGCTGCTATTGAAGCTTTAGTGTTGATTAGGCCTAGGCTACACTGGCtgggttcttcttcttcttctttgagaTTAACTGGCAGACTACACTCATAAagtgtattgccgccacctactgtacggggtagtaaaaaataccccaaaaacaaAATCTGTTTTGGATGAACAAATTCATACCATATACCGAAAATAAAAAACACGAACCAACGCTACTACCCTGAATttcaaaccaaaacaaaaactgtactattcagatccctacacaggctcaggaaCCTGGGAGGGGAACCTCTTTATTCAGTACTCCCTGTAACATTTCGGCTGTAAAGTCCTGGAGATCCAGAAATATATTTGCCGCCTTCACAATGATGTCCAGCTTATTTGATTTTTTATTCGTTTGACTATTGCAGTTTATCACTTGCGCTATAAACgcaacaaagtccaccttcttcacAATTAGTGTGTCGGGATCCTTCTCCTGCATGGCATTCACTGCAGACTGTGGGACATCCACTACCATGTCCTCTCTACTCACTACTTCAGCTATTTTCACTTCCTCCACATAGAAGACCTGCTGTATGGCCCTGATCCTAGCTMCTGCGACCTCCTTCATCCatgcaaggcactctgggaacaTGATTCCCATCACAATTACAACAACATACTTCATCTTACTCTTCAACTACTACATATTTATTCCTTCGACAAACACTTGCCACGTGTCCACACTTTTTACAATYGTAGCACTGCAGCGGCTTCTGTACATACGGTCTCACCGCATATCTCACATACCCAAGTTTTACATAAGTTGGGAGAACCACTTCATGAAACAACAGTAAGACCGATAGGCTTTGCTCCTTCTTTCCGTTTTTCATTCAATTTAAGTGAAGTGCATCTACCACTCCTGGAATGTCCACACAGACTCTATGTCCAACGAtacatcgcagcgctagctgtgccaccagagattctgggttcgcRcccaggctctgtcgcagcctgccgcgaccgggaggtccgtggggcgacgcacaattggcctagcgtcgtccgggttagggagggtttggccggtagggatatccttgtcccatcgcgcaccagcgactcctgtggcgggccgggcgcagtgcgcgctaaccaaggtcgccaggtgcacggtgtttcctccgacacattggtgcggctggcttccgggttggatgcgcgctgtgttaagaagcagtgcggcttggttgggagttgtagcgatgagacaagatagtaattactaacaattggatgccacgaaattggggagaaaaagagggtaacattttttttaaatatttaaaaaaggtgGTTTTAACAATATATGCTTCTTATTAAAAGTCATGACTCAAGTGGAACACATGGCCATGTAGGACATGTGTTAGATGGTAATGGTTTCACTATatgtatagatgtaggatcttaatataCTACAAGTTTCWTTTCCTGGAAAATTCTCTGCAACAAAAgtaatcaaatgaagatcctatatctgtatacagatgtaggatccatatacagatgtaggatcttcatgtgatcactcttttgttgMTAAGAATctttaatttccactttaaaattttAGACTTGATTTGCCTTAAAGAAAAAttaatcaacccctacaaaaagaTGCCAATTAAttaaaatccacataataattcacaattcctgttgctgcaggattattttcctgctttagcaaactggctcaaattgagATCCTACATTTGTCCATTTATTGTGTACATGGCCATCTAATCCGATTTGTTCTCAATGGCAGTTGTGTTCTTGTGTGCGCTTCATATTTCATTACAGCCCAGGGTCATCATATGGACAGATGCTAATGAATAGCAGATTCCCCTTGTCTGAGGTGTGCAGAAGGTTTTGTGATCAGCAGTGGCCTGGCTTCAATCTAGCACATAGTGTGGCACTTGAGGGAAGCATGCTATCAATACACTGATGCTCTATTGTGGTGCACAaagtattatggggtattgacaaacaagcaaacacatgataaacacacacacacaaggacaatACACACATTCAGATCTATGATCTTAATTtggtcaccctgttgcaggagaactttcccgcaatgcaggaaatgttaaacttgtagtgtatttgtggtttaaaaaggcttctgaaatgtgtaatttcacacacacaagaaaacatTGATCCAAGTCTGAAATACACCAAACATATTTCATGAGTAACCTACAACATGACACACTGCTCTTCATAAGTGAATCAATGCAAACACCAATGTTATCTTGCTAGTACCTTTAGATATTATGCTCTTTATATTGTATGCCATTACATAAGCATGTTATCTAACAAAAAATTAAAAAGCTAAAATTATGTAACAAAAAGCCAAAAGCATGATATGTTACAAAAACATTATCTAAAGTTGCCATTTCCATTCTGTTCTAGGGGTGTTTCAGGAGAGATGGGTTAATGGGTGAGGAACCAGAGAGCCCCTGACCCTACACTCACACTAGGCCMCAGCTTATCTGGAGAGAATCCCTTGAAGTAGCCCAATATTAGACCTCTGATTAGTTATTYCATTAATCAMGGGTATAATATTGGGCTTTGAAGAAGCCTGTCAGATCAGGTTGAGAATCACAGTATGTTCACAAAAAGTATTCTGTCTGATGATAACACATAACAGCCGATGAAGCTGTTAGGGAGATGTGgtgtaaaaatgtatcaaaaaCATAATATTGTAATAACTTCTAAATTGGGACCATTCTGGTCGCAAATGCTCTTAAATATTTTGCTTTGCGACCTGGAGTTTTGATTTCACCCATATAACACATTAATTGAATGGCAACatgatggctgtgtttacacagaaagcccaattctgattgtttgcccaattattggcaaaagagctggtctgattggtcaaaagaccaattagtgggaaaatatAAGAATTGGGCTGGTTGTGTAAACTCAGCATATGTTTGTGTGGTTGGAAGCAAGCAAAGTTGTTCAATTGTAATAATTTAGTGTCCTGTgcgcttgtcacgttcctgacctttttcctttgttttgtctttgtttagttggtcaggacgtgagctgggtgggcattctatgttatttgtttctatgtttagggttgttaactagcctgatatggttctcaatcaggggcaggtgttttacgtttcctctgattgagaaccatatttaggtaggctgttcaactgtttgtttgtgggtgattgttcctgtgtcagtgtttgtgccacacgggactgtgttCGTTCGTTtcattcgtgtgttccttcctgttcgggcgttcatgttatatgttcacaagttcaggtctgttaacgtcgtttattgttttgtagtttatcaagtgttttttcgtgttcgtctttctttataAAACATTATGTATTCAATCCaagctgcatattggtccgatccttgctcatcctcagacgtggaggaggacgagcgttacagcgctcttacattttatattattatatgagTGGCACCACTGAAATTTTTCAATGGAGGCGAGAGAGGAcggaagagagaggaagcaggagtTGAGCAAATCAAATTAAGAAAAGGGCATTGTATCATTTCACCTCACCSGTGAGAATTAAGAGGAAATTCTGCAATTTTCAGAGGACAGTAGAAGTTGATAAAAGTGCTTCAGTAAGTTATAAAGTAAAACTTTGGTCATCAGTATATAGACCATCTTTGCTTGCTTTAGTTTTAAAGATGAAATGTATTCCCATTGTGATTGGTTCATTAACAGAGGCAATATATAGTTTTATATTTAAATCTTATCTATTCTGTTTGCTCCTcaattcatgcaccttggttggaTCTAGGAGAGTGAGGTAGCGGCAGtgttaaattcacttcacttACACCTGAGAACTACGAACACACTGCCAAGTCTCGTCTGATGATGCTTTGCTGTACCAAGAGTAGTATTCAAGACTGTTGTGGTTCCACCTCACCTTTACCATTTAGAAAACATCTTGTCTCTAGCCCAAACCGTTCAAAATGTAAAACTCATATTACCTGAGATGTATTTTTATTGTGGTCATTATAATTTCATATACCATGTTACATACCGTTTCAATCTACTTGCGGGTCGCTAACTATTTGTTTGATAGCAAAACAACCTTGTCCAGTCATGTTACCTTGCTGGCTAATAACCTGGTAACTTGACCTGTATGGTTTAAGATGGCACTGGAAAAAATAAAGAGGCTTCTGTTTTGCTTCAAAAtaaggattcatataggcctagtgTAGGCCATATATAAATCAATTTWAATTAATCTATTTTCTGGTGATCCTGAATACTGTTTGGTGTGCTCCTAACTTTTGTTGGGAGCAGCAGTGCTAACAATGACAAMAGTTAATTTAGAGCTTAATTTAGAGTTTTTGTAATCAAAAGTCATATCATTTAATGTAAAAGACTTTCAAAATAAAACTTCCAAGTCTAAGTAGGTCCAAACTACACCATAAACTCTTCTGTTTAAATCATTGAATTAACTTTACCCTAAGTGATACCCTGTGCATCACAATGACCTACACACAGCCCTGCATTAGACCATGCAGACCAGACGTGAGTTGACTTTTATGTCCATGTGAATGTAGGCCGCGGCCTGCTCTCCTCAGCACCTGATGACAGCTTAATTCCCAGGCCGGGCCCCCTGCTGAGGAGGCCGTTTGTGTGGGATGACAGACGGAGATCAGGCCAAGGGGAGATGAGTGGGAACCCTGCAAGCCCGCTCAGGTTTCGTGCACCGTGAAAAGATTTGTCCAGGCCATTCACCTCTGATGGAGTTTCCCATGTTCTGCTGGGAAGCACTTtttgttgaagtgtttccatAGCGAGTCCCCRtttctctctatctctgcgtGGGCACACACATATGCACTCACGCATGCACGttggcacacacacattttgtggaGAGAGCTGGCCCGTCCATTCGGTTGTTTGCTGCAGCCGAGACCACATGGAGCACCGGTGAGCTGGCCACTACACAAACCAAGGTAAGATGGGTTCAGGCGCAGAGCAAGGGGGCCAGAAAAATAAGGGAACAGGATAAAAAGGGGTTGGGTGGTCTTGGAAAGAGGGGACTTGTTAGAATAGTTAGGGGACTAGAGTAAAGGAAAAGAGGGGCAGTAAGGCGACCAGGGCAAGAGGGTTTATGTTATGAGGAGGTCTAGATGAGAGGTGTTGGAGGACTTTGGGGGCTTGAAAGGGCTTTTAAATAACTTGAAGGTACAGTACAGTTTCAGACATTCTTGCAACACAATAGACATTTTGAGGGTTATAAGTTGTGACATTCTGAAGGATGGAAATGTGTGAACCTCGCTCTCTAGGTGGTAAGATGGAGTGCTTATGTTTGATCCTCCTGCTGATGGGTAGGACCACTTCAGTCTTGGCACAGTTTAATGGATACAACTGTGATGCCAACTACCACAGTAGGTTTCCTGGTGAGCATGACAGTCATTTCATCTCTATGTAAATTATCCTCTCAAATMATTTTCACTTATTCTTAGGTCTGAGAATTGTTGTTAGAATTACTGCTTATcctttttatccctctctctttagCGGAGCGTGACATCAGTGTGTACTGCGGGGTTCAGACCATGACCTTGAAGATTAACTTCTGCCCAGTGCTGTTCTCCGGCTACACAGTTGCAGATCTTGCGCTCAACGGTCGCCATGGCGATACCCACTGCCGGGGCTTCATCAATAACAACACGTTCCCTACGGTAGTACTGTTCAGCATCAGCCTCAGCACACTGGAGGCMTGCGGCAACAGCCTGGTGGTgaggaacacgcacacacacagacggacacacacagacggacacactcgcgcacacacacatatacagttatGCTTTGTACTTACACAGCTTGTATTAGTATGACCAGCAGAATGTAATGTGTTTTATAATTTGGGAGCACGTCTTGCTTGAGGCTATGGTAGGTGTTGTACCAGATTGTGTATTTAGAGACAATGTCCCTGTCCTCAGGTGACAACAGCCTATGGGGCTAATGCCTACAGGAACATGTCACTGGTACAGATTGGGAATATCTCAGGGTACATTGACACTCCAGACCCGCCATCCATCATCAGCTATCTGCCCGGCCTGCTGTACAAATTCAGCTGCAGCTACCCTCTGGAATACCTGGTCAACAACTCACAGCTGGCATCGTAGGTGCCTGTCATAAACACCTGAAGAGCTTATTTAGAATAAAACTGAAGTATTGAATACATAAGTAGggatatttcagtattttcatATTCAGTGMAGACTTCAATAaacaaaaattcaaaaaacaaaagcaTGTTTACCTGTCTGAACTGTACTAAATAATTTGAACCTTTTCTAGATCATCTGCTGCAATATCAGTGAAGGACAGCAACGGTACCTTTGTGAGCACATTGAGTATGATCCTTTACAATGTGAGTACACAACATCAGTGTTTTTTTTAGGTCACACAAAGACTTCATAACAGGTCTCTCATAGTAGGAATCCAATGTCAAATAATAGCTAGAACATGCTCCCGTCAAAATACCAAACAAATGACGAGACATTTCTATTAGGTAGAAATAGACATATAATAAAAATAGGCAACTTTTTTTATTCATGGKCAAAATCATGTTTGTGCAGGACTCAACCTACAACCAACAACTCTCTATCCCAATGGCCGGACTGGCTTTGAAAACCAGAGTGTTTGCTGCAGTGAAAGCCACAAACCTGGACAAACGGTGAGAGATAAGGAGATCTTAAAAAGAGATMttaaaaagttatattttttgttctagtttcTATTATTCACAATACAGATGGGGATATGATTTGAGAAGCACAAAGATTTCCAACATGATGTGAACAGAAAGCTATGATTCCGCCATGATACGTGCTGTTTTCAAAGCTAATTGAATAGCTGCAACCTGCTGGGACTTTCTCTCACAACCTGGATGGCATAGAACTCATATAGTAGTCAAGTACAACTGGACTATGTCATGCACAGTATGTCATACACATACGCTATAATTTAAGACCAATCCTCTATGCCCCATACCAATTCAGTTCTATCCTCTTTGGTTCATTGCCATTCAGCTGTCCTCTATGACTGTGTGAAGGCGCCAGTGGTGGTGCTAAGAATGTCTGATCtgtcctgttgtgttgtgtggttagATCTCTATCCTGTATCAGCCCTGTACTGTTTTGTCTCTCTCTAGATGGAATATCTTGATGGACTACTGTTACACCACTCCCTCAGGGAATCCCAATGATGAACTGCGCTATGACCTTTTCTTTGGGTAATCACACTTTTTCTCAAATGATGCCAGGATAAACGACAAAAGTGTCCCattacccattcaccctcaacCACTTATCATAGAGGCCCTACAATGGGTTCTCATGATGACTGATAGGAMATTTTTCTCGTTGAGCAGTTAAAACAGGTCTAGACGTTTCAGTAGTTTCagtgcattttgtgtgtgtttgtgtgtgcgtgcatgcttgcGTGCGATGCTCTTTCCAAACAGCTGCTATAAAGACCCACAGACCACTGTTTTTGAGAATGGGAAGAGTCAAATGGGTCGTTTTGCCTTCGAAGTGTTCCGTTTCGTCAAACACAGACACCAGAAGATGTCCACTGTGTTTCTGCACTGTGTCACCAAGCTGTGTCGGGTAGATGACTGTGTCCTGCTCATGCCGGTAAGAACATTTGACACCTTACCAAATGATGTGTTCAACATCAGCACAGTCAATAGGGTGAACTACAATGCTCTGAAAATATCAGAAAACATGTACCACCTATCTTGTCTTCTGATCAATATGAAGCTTCACATAGTCCGGTAATACCTGAGCACAATTTACTATTCCCTAATGAATACAGTATCTTATAAAGGGGTATATGTCTGTCATTTTATATTGATCTAATATTTCCAGATCTGTGGGCGTCGGCGTAGGAGAGATATAGAAGAGAGCCTGGAGTCTCGGCCGTCGTCTGGGGATGCCATCCTCACCGCTGGACCCATCATCACCAGGATTGGTACGCAGTACACCTCTTCATCCATAGCCACTTCAACTTAGACTATAGTTTTGTCTGACTTTAATTCGATTATTTTGATATCCATGATATAGTTGTAGAGTAAGTATTAAAACTGTACAGTATGATGTGATGTAGCCTATACACGATAATCCCTTTcgattatatactgtatagtctTGAAATATATTGATGGAGGGTGAGGTGGGATTTGACAGTATAATCAGTGGTTATTCAGTAcattttatattaaaataaatgGTTGTTTTCCTCAATAATGTTGAAACTATGAAAGCATCAATGRTTGATTTTGTTTCTTTTCAGATGAAACTCCAACAAATAACTCACAACTTGGTAAGCTCTCTCGCTTTGTCACTGCTTGTGCAATGCCTTGAGAGGTGATATATTTTTCTAATCTATAAACTCTATGACctttatacattatttttacattaTTGATACATTCTCTAGCTTCAAAAGAAAATGTTGACATCCATGGATTTACAGCGGAAGTGATTCATACAAGTTTTACCACTAACTGTGGTAATTTTAGCCTATATCAGTGAGTATTTGTGTCGGCCCATACTTactctttgtgtgtttgtgtgtggtaatCCAGCTTCATCGAGTGGCCCCTCCCTGCCGTTGAACCCAGTGACCAGTGCTCTGCTGTCGGGTGTGGTCATTCTGGGAGTGTTCAGTCTGGGCTTCTTCCTGCTCTCGCTCCGCCTCCTCCGCAGACCCCCCCTCCCTACAGCCACACCCTCAGAAGCATGGAACCCGGGCTTCAAATAAATTTCTCATTCTCATTATCGCTCTCATTCTCCCCctcacttttttctctctctctcttatccatcTAACTATAActaatacctacagtatgtatttgcATGGCAGTTAGAATAGGCAGCTgcatataaactcccagtaaagATAACTGTGATCTAAAATAATTATTCTAGAGTAAGAGGAGGTTTAGCCATGAGCAATAGTTTCACTATGTAACTACCAAGTAAATAGATCAATACATAATAGGAACAGTTATTGTAGAGTGGGACCTGTATTTCCTGAAATGTATACTTAGCTACTCTATCTTTCCTGAACGTGTACTTACTCTCCGTTTCTTACTTACTCTTATCCGGCAGCTCTAACAGTCACTGTCATGCCAAACTCTCAATCACATACTCACGTGTACATACACATAGTCAAGCGCATATTGATACTGTAAATAGTTAATTCCTCCTTTGCGTACAAGGGTACAGTATATGTTCAATAACAatttaattaattgttttcctgttctttattttgattaattgatAGACCAGTGTATTGTTTTTTACAGGTTGTGTGTAATAAAACTGGCCCAGGTCAGTATGTAAGGCTCATTTCACATCTATTCAATACCTTGGTGTCTTTTTGTCATCAATTGCTTGGCACAGGATCAGTTACATTAAAGAAATGAAGGGTCATACAAATAACCCTGACACCCGGTGATGCCTGCTACTGTYCTCTACAAAGACCAACACCATAATGTTACTTGTTGTAGCTATTTGATTTCTATAACACACTACCTGTCTTAAGTATAGTACTAACACRTGAGGAGAATTGAAgaagtgatacattttatatatatgaTCATGATGAATATTTATATACCATATGTACTTATTGGTATTAATTATGGCTGAAATATTGACTTCTACATAACTTGAATATTGGTGACATCAAtgcttaattaaaaaaaaaaaaatcttgctcAAGTCAGGACTTCAGCCTATgtgcattttttatttgagaatgatgtgttttttcccctttttAGGGAATTTGCTATTTGACCTTCACTGATGTGGAAAGTTTAAAAAAGAAAGCAAAAAATGTACTGTAATTGCCTAACTTCGTATTATGTGTGTAAGTTATAATCATGTTCAAAGGAGTTGCATGTGGGGGGTTATTTTTCAAATAAATCTTTTACATATCAGTCTGCCTAATGATATTATTTACTGGCCTTATTTATAGTGTATCAGTATAATTTTTAACACTGATGTTGTGCCATGTTTTAGACTTCAAGCTAGAATTGAATCGAACCTGATTGTGTCTTTAACccatggtcaaataaaatcacagaagGTTTCTGGCTATTGTAGAAAGTAGAGGTAGACCCCCTTATAGATGTTTCCAGTTTTCTGAATAAGTGCACAGGCAGTCTGTAAACAAAGATACAGCATACATATTGCTATTTTTGATTGTATTCCAGCAATTGCAATTAAATTCTATGATGATTGTGATCTATTTTCCTCCATATTAGAGGCATATGGTCCCAGTGGCCTGCTATCACATGTCTAACTCCATGCTAATTGTGAAATGTAACCTACACAACAATCCTATAATCTGGGCCCTTTATTGCGCTAATCCCATATTTCAGCAGCTATTATACATTATATTCTCTGTCCACAATGGCCGCCGAtgactgagaggagagaaatgagagcAGTCATCACCCTCTGGATTTACTATCTTTGATAAGCTATTATGcttttttttacatcagctgatatctcaaagtgctgtacagaaacccagcctaaaaccccatacagcaagcaatgcaggtgtagaagcacggtggctaggaaaaactccctagaaaggccaaaacctaggaagaaacctagagaggaaccaggctatttttttatttatttgtcttcgaaagccaagtcaacaaacagattaccgaccatttcgaatcacacacaccttctccgctatggcaatctggttcagagctggtcatgggtgcacctcagccacgctcaaaggtcataaacgatatcgtaaccccatgcgataggaaacaatactgtgacagcccgtattcattgacctggcctaaggcttttgactctggtcaatcaccacatcctcaattggcagactcgacagccttggtttctctaatgattgctcgcctggttcaccaacttacttctctgatcgagttcagtgtgtcaaatcggaggggtaTGTTGGTCCGGGCCTCTGGCACGTCTCCTATGGGGGTGCCAACAGGGTCAATTCTTGACCGActcttcttctctgtttacatcaaatGATTGTCGGCTCTTTGCTCGGTGATTCTCTGGatcccacctctacgcagacgcacACTATTGCTGCTGATGGATAACTTCCTGGCCCTTTTTGTTGAcatgtgttaacaaccctccaggcgcacTTCAATGCCCAGTACAAGCTCTCGGTGGACGGCTCTGGGCCGGGCCTCCAACTGCTGGctaaatacaag
This genomic interval from Salvelinus sp. IW2-2015 linkage group LG22, ASM291031v2, whole genome shotgun sequence contains the following:
- the LOC111949393 gene encoding zona pellucida-like domain-containing protein 1, producing the protein MECLCLILLLMGRTTSVLAQFNGYNCDANYHSRFPAERDISVYCGVQTMTLKINFCPVLFSGYTVADLALNGRHGDTHCRGFINNNTFPTVVLFSISLSTLEACGNSLVVTTAYGANAYRNMSLVQIGNISGYIDTPDPPSIISYLPGLLYKFSCSYPLEYLVNNSQLASSSAAISVKDSNGTFVSTLSMILYNDSTYNQQLSIPMAGLALKTRVFAAVKATNLDKRWNILMDYCYTTPSGNPNDELRYDLFFGCYKDPQTTVFENGKSQMGRFAFEVFRFVKHRHQKMSTVFLHCVTKLCRVDDCVLLMPICGRRRRRDIEESLESRPSSGDAILTAGPIITRIDETPTNNSQLASSSGPSLPLNPVTSALLSGVVILGVFSLGFFLLSLRLLRRPPLPTATPSEAWNPGFK